A window from Acidimicrobiales bacterium encodes these proteins:
- a CDS encoding LLM class flavin-dependent oxidoreductase, which produces MKLDLLYEFQPKVGPWPEPFPHGQMNAEQACYDEAVEEIRFADTLGFNTVWCVEHHFRDGRSACPSNEVVLGALSTITENLRLGFGVSLMPPGFQHPARVAEKVATVDVLSHGRVEWGTGRSTPMEQLAFGVPANDDSRAQWREAVEFVVAAWTNERISWDSDLIQFPERIQTPKPYQLPHPPPWLAAASAPSAVTAGRDGFGLLSFALLQPVEAMADIINQYRAAQLEAELEGHQPLTKVRNDRVGAYTLVHCTDDMDEARGYGLWDSVTWWYRHLAEFTLAWELPNLTPEEQAQVFPLLEDSIKGDVDVQKYIDQDMIVVGTPEECLEKIVRYDEAGVDQLLCYVQFGMLPHEKVMRCLELLGTQVIPELEKRGHRVDARAALV; this is translated from the coding sequence GTGAAGCTCGACCTGCTCTATGAGTTCCAGCCCAAGGTCGGTCCCTGGCCCGAGCCCTTCCCGCACGGCCAGATGAACGCCGAGCAGGCCTGCTACGACGAGGCCGTCGAGGAGATCCGCTTCGCCGACACCCTCGGCTTCAACACCGTCTGGTGCGTCGAGCACCACTTCCGTGACGGCCGCTCGGCCTGCCCGAGCAACGAGGTGGTGCTCGGGGCCCTCTCCACCATCACCGAGAACCTCCGCCTCGGCTTCGGCGTGAGCCTCATGCCGCCGGGGTTCCAGCACCCGGCCCGTGTCGCCGAGAAGGTGGCGACGGTGGACGTGTTGAGCCACGGTCGCGTCGAGTGGGGCACCGGGCGCTCCACGCCGATGGAGCAGCTCGCCTTCGGGGTCCCCGCCAACGACGACAGCCGGGCGCAGTGGCGCGAGGCCGTCGAGTTCGTGGTGGCCGCCTGGACGAACGAGCGCATCAGCTGGGACAGCGACCTCATCCAGTTCCCCGAGCGCATCCAGACCCCGAAGCCCTACCAGCTGCCGCACCCGCCGCCCTGGCTCGCCGCGGCCAGCGCCCCGTCGGCCGTCACCGCCGGTCGCGACGGGTTCGGCCTGCTGTCCTTCGCGCTGCTCCAGCCGGTCGAGGCCATGGCCGACATCATCAACCAGTACCGGGCCGCCCAGCTCGAGGCCGAGCTCGAGGGCCATCAGCCCCTCACCAAGGTCCGCAACGACCGGGTGGGGGCCTACACCCTCGTCCACTGCACCGACGACATGGACGAGGCCCGGGGCTACGGCCTCTGGGACTCGGTCACCTGGTGGTACCGCCACCTCGCCGAGTTCACCCTCGCCTGGGAGCTGCCCAACCTCACGCCCGAGGAGCAGGCGCAGGTCTTCCCGTTGCTCGAGGACTCGATCAAGGGCGACGTCGACGTCCAGAAGTACATCGACCAGGACATGATCGTCGTCGGCACCCCCGAGGAGTGCCTCGAGAAGATCGTCCGCTACGACGAGGCGGGCGTCGATCAGCTGCTCTGCTACGTGCAGTTCGGGATGCTGCCCCACGAGAAGGTCATGCGCTGCCTCGAGCTCCTCGGCACGCAGGTGATCCCCGAGCTCGAGAAGCGGGGCCACCGGGTCGACGCCCGCGCCGCGCTCGTCTGA
- a CDS encoding helix-turn-helix domain-containing protein, with protein MARPAPAAQRALQVLDLLVAHPGQPLTLTEIVRRTAMSLGSAHAVLATLETAGYVRRHPSTRTYGLGPALVAAGVVALDTSPGIRHAVQGAAALARSVGTEVVVSAATADEIIFLARAGAASAHGPDLREGERLPLVPPLGAVFLAWADDAEVEAWLARDPGRTPERDRRHRANLELTRQRGYAVAAASDLQRALGDAASDLADVPRHHHLRSDVGDLLAALAAGPYALDALEADRTYDVGVVAAPVFDVDGHVVAALTATGFAPGRSAGEVVAVAEAVRDGAALATRASRGRAPAG; from the coding sequence GTGGCCCGACCCGCCCCCGCCGCCCAGCGCGCCCTGCAGGTCCTCGACCTGCTGGTGGCCCACCCCGGGCAGCCCCTCACCCTCACCGAGATCGTGCGCCGTACGGCCATGAGCCTCGGGTCGGCCCACGCCGTGCTGGCCACCCTCGAGACCGCGGGCTACGTCCGCCGGCACCCGAGCACCCGCACCTACGGCCTCGGTCCCGCCCTCGTCGCCGCCGGGGTCGTCGCCCTCGACACCTCCCCCGGCATCCGCCACGCCGTGCAGGGCGCCGCCGCCCTCGCCCGATCGGTCGGCACCGAGGTGGTGGTCAGTGCCGCCACCGCCGACGAGATCATCTTCCTCGCCCGCGCCGGGGCCGCATCGGCGCACGGCCCCGACCTCCGGGAGGGCGAACGGCTCCCCCTCGTCCCCCCGCTCGGTGCGGTGTTCCTCGCCTGGGCCGACGACGCCGAGGTCGAAGCCTGGCTGGCTCGTGATCCCGGACGCACCCCCGAGCGCGACCGACGCCACCGCGCCAACCTCGAGCTCACCCGCCAACGGGGCTACGCGGTCGCCGCCGCGTCGGACCTCCAGCGCGCGCTCGGCGACGCGGCGTCCGACCTCGCCGACGTCCCCCGCCACCACCACCTGCGCTCCGACGTGGGTGACCTCCTGGCGGCGCTGGCCGCGGGGCCCTATGCGCTCGACGCGCTCGAGGCCGACCGCACCTACGACGTCGGTGTGGTGGCCGCCCCGGTCTTCGACGTCGACGGCCACGTCGTCGCCGCCCTCACCGCGACCGGGTTCGCCCCCGGGCGCTCCGCCGGCGAGGTGGTGGCCGTCGCCGAGGCGGTGCGCGACGGCGCGGCGCTGGCCACCCGCGCGTCACGGGGGCGGGCGCCGGCGGGGTGA
- a CDS encoding alpha/beta hydrolase, with protein sequence MASDEFHALAERMAAAPPPPPDETVPEQRARIDAAMAQIPLAGGVTAREVTVGGVPAVECRPDDLDPIVAPVVLYLHGGGFRIASALAYRAYSSHLAAVIGARVVTVDYRLAPEHTYPAALDDTIAAYRALLDDGVAPGRLVVAGDSAGGGLAASLVLRARAEHLPAPAGVVCSSPWVDLTVTASSYVSNADTDRLFSGESATVAADMYLAGHDAEDPLASPVFGDWTGAPPMLVQVGDVEVLLDDALRLAARASAVGVDVDLHVEPEMPHIWPMSYPAFPEAVAAVEEIAEFVRRVTGATG encoded by the coding sequence ATGGCGAGCGACGAGTTCCACGCCCTGGCCGAGCGCATGGCGGCCGCCCCGCCACCGCCGCCGGACGAGACGGTGCCGGAGCAGCGGGCCCGGATCGACGCCGCCATGGCCCAGATCCCTCTGGCCGGGGGCGTCACGGCCCGGGAGGTCACCGTCGGCGGGGTGCCGGCGGTGGAGTGCCGGCCCGACGACCTCGACCCGATCGTCGCACCGGTCGTGCTGTACCTCCACGGCGGCGGGTTCCGCATCGCGTCGGCGCTGGCCTACCGCGCCTACTCGTCGCACCTGGCGGCGGTGATCGGGGCCCGGGTGGTCACCGTCGACTACCGCCTCGCCCCCGAGCACACCTACCCGGCGGCCCTCGACGACACGATCGCGGCCTATCGCGCCCTGCTCGACGACGGCGTCGCGCCCGGGCGCCTGGTGGTGGCCGGCGACTCCGCCGGCGGGGGGCTGGCGGCCTCGTTGGTGCTCCGGGCCCGCGCCGAGCACCTCCCGGCCCCGGCGGGGGTGGTCTGCTCGTCGCCGTGGGTCGACCTCACCGTCACCGCGTCGAGCTACGTGTCGAACGCCGACACCGATCGGCTGTTCTCCGGGGAGTCGGCCACGGTCGCCGCCGACATGTACCTCGCCGGGCACGACGCCGAGGACCCGCTGGCCTCCCCGGTGTTCGGCGACTGGACGGGCGCACCCCCGATGCTCGTGCAGGTCGGTGACGTGGAGGTGCTCCTCGACGACGCCCTCCGCCTCGCCGCCCGGGCGAGCGCCGTCGGGGTCGACGTCGACCTCCACGTCGAACCGGAGATGCCCCACATCTGGCCGATGAGCTACCCGGCCTTCCCGGAGGCCGTCGCCGCGGTGGAGGAGATCGCGGAGTTCGTGCGCCGGGTCACCGGCGCCACCGGCTGA
- a CDS encoding ABC transporter ATP-binding protein/permease → MTVAPPERPDGHDELLALEHAEAFDDPTGQVRGDRLGGPVGDEDGILGAGAVAVLRRGLRESPELRRGLWLTVLFAVLSAVGRLTIPVLVQQVVDKGLLADEGFQADVVFGICGIGAAVILVVAVLSRFTYLRLVAAAEAMLRSLRVRAFAHVHRLSAADHDESRRGELTSRITSDVETIARFAQYGAVAWIVNTVVIAGTLVVMAFYAWQLALLTVVIALPLFPTFRYMQRRQLVAYGQVRDRVSATMGEMSEAVQGAAAVRAYGLRRRSLARLDAAADRQYRAEMSAARWFAFMFPLGDAFGAVTLAAVTAAGVWWGPEWGLDAGGLLACLFLVQLILGPVGELGEVLDQTQTAIAGWRRVFDVLDQPIEVVEPDPGRPLPAGALDVRVEAVGFRYRTGPPVLRDVAVEVAAGTSVAVVGETGSGKTTFARLLVRLADPTAGRIVIGGVDLREVAPSARHQRVRLVPQEGFVFDTTLAENVRMGRAGATDAEVAAAVADLGLSSWVEGLPGGLGCEVGERGENLSVGERQLVALARAHLGDPGLLVLDEATSAVDPRTERALTTALQRLAEGRTTFSVAHRLSTAEAADLVLVFDAGVLVERGHHDELVAAGGRYAALYESWLGNTGQAPAPTPG, encoded by the coding sequence GTGACCGTCGCGCCGCCCGAACGTCCCGACGGCCACGACGAGCTGTTGGCCCTCGAGCACGCCGAGGCCTTCGACGACCCGACCGGCCAGGTCCGCGGCGATCGCCTCGGGGGCCCGGTGGGCGACGAGGACGGCATCCTGGGGGCGGGCGCGGTCGCCGTGTTGCGCCGTGGGCTCCGTGAGAGCCCCGAGCTGCGGCGCGGGCTCTGGTTGACCGTCCTCTTCGCGGTGCTGTCGGCGGTCGGTCGGCTCACGATCCCGGTCCTCGTGCAACAGGTCGTCGACAAGGGCCTGCTCGCCGACGAAGGCTTCCAGGCCGACGTGGTGTTCGGCATCTGCGGGATCGGTGCGGCCGTCATCCTCGTGGTGGCGGTGCTCAGCCGGTTCACCTACCTGCGCCTCGTCGCGGCCGCCGAGGCGATGCTGCGGTCGCTGCGAGTCCGGGCCTTCGCCCACGTCCACCGCCTCTCCGCCGCCGACCACGACGAGTCCCGGAGGGGTGAGCTCACGTCCCGGATCACGAGCGACGTGGAGACCATCGCCCGGTTCGCGCAGTACGGCGCGGTCGCCTGGATCGTCAACACCGTGGTGATCGCCGGCACCCTGGTGGTGATGGCGTTCTACGCCTGGCAGCTCGCCCTGCTCACCGTGGTCATCGCCCTTCCCCTCTTCCCGACCTTCCGGTACATGCAGCGCCGCCAGCTCGTGGCCTACGGGCAGGTGCGCGACCGGGTGTCGGCGACCATGGGGGAGATGTCCGAGGCGGTGCAGGGCGCCGCCGCCGTGCGCGCCTACGGGCTACGTCGCCGGTCGCTGGCCCGCCTCGACGCCGCCGCCGACCGCCAGTACCGCGCCGAGATGAGCGCCGCCCGGTGGTTCGCGTTCATGTTCCCCCTGGGCGACGCGTTCGGGGCCGTCACCCTGGCCGCGGTCACCGCGGCGGGCGTCTGGTGGGGCCCCGAGTGGGGCCTCGACGCAGGGGGGCTGCTGGCCTGCCTGTTCCTCGTGCAGCTCATCCTCGGTCCCGTCGGCGAGCTCGGCGAGGTGCTCGACCAGACCCAGACGGCGATCGCCGGCTGGCGGCGGGTGTTCGACGTGCTCGACCAGCCGATCGAGGTCGTCGAGCCCGATCCGGGCCGACCGCTGCCCGCCGGGGCGCTCGACGTGCGCGTCGAGGCGGTCGGCTTCCGCTACCGGACGGGTCCGCCGGTGCTGCGCGACGTCGCCGTCGAGGTCGCGGCGGGAACGTCGGTGGCGGTCGTCGGCGAGACCGGTTCGGGCAAGACCACCTTCGCCCGGCTGCTCGTCCGTCTCGCCGACCCGACGGCCGGTCGGATCGTGATCGGGGGGGTCGACCTCCGGGAGGTCGCCCCGTCGGCCCGTCACCAGCGGGTGCGCCTCGTGCCCCAGGAGGGGTTCGTCTTCGACACCACCCTGGCCGAGAACGTCCGCATGGGCCGCGCCGGTGCCACCGATGCCGAGGTGGCCGCCGCGGTCGCCGACCTGGGTCTGTCGTCGTGGGTGGAGGGGCTGCCCGGCGGGCTCGGGTGCGAGGTCGGTGAGCGGGGCGAGAACCTCTCGGTGGGCGAGCGTCAGCTCGTCGCCCTGGCCCGTGCCCACCTGGGCGACCCCGGGCTCCTGGTGCTCGACGAGGCGACCAGCGCCGTCGACCCCCGCACCGAGCGGGCCCTCACCACCGCGCTGCAGCGGCTGGCCGAGGGCCGCACCACGTTCAGCGTCGCCCACCGGCTCTCCACCGCCGAGGCGGCCGACCTGGTGCTGGTCTTCGACGCCGGGGTGCTCGTCGAGCGGGGCCACCACGACGAGCTGGTCGCGGCGGGTGGTCGGTACGCGGCGCTCTACGAGAGCTGGCTCGGCAACACCGGCCAGGCCCCCGCCCCGACCCCGGGTTGA
- a CDS encoding ABC transporter ATP-binding protein/permease — protein sequence MTEPITAAPTRVTGVPRRGARLLRRYVRAYPLVFLVSITGAVVYAAAAVGTTVVLGRITNSVILPSFQDGEVDAATVIGAAGALLAIGLLRGSTIVMRRYFAALLTFRTQRDWRRRLSRVYVDAPLRFHRDTPTGQLLAHADNDIIASTEVLNALPFSLGVLTLVVFAVISLATVDWALMLVAVLLFPALALVNRLYTARAEVPIGEVQARVGEVSRIAHESFDGSLAVRTLGRADAEVERLDGAADRLRAARLDVGRIRATFEPVIDALPNLGIVALLVIGAWQVSIGRIDVGQVVQATALFGLLAFPMRVIGFFLQELPRAVVTSERLDAVMTTPAEPSPEVDMATPLPDGPLGVELVGVSFAHGDDPPVLDEVSLRVEPGEVVALVGATGSGKSTLCELLPRLLDPDAGVVRLGGVDLRAAEPDDVRGAVALVFQETFLFADTVRENVTLGEPVDDSALVAAASVAHAAEFVGRLPQHWETELGERGVSLSGGQRQRLALTRALLRRPRVLVLDDATSAVDPTVEAAILADLRATLACTTLVVAHRLSTIELADRVIHLADGRVVDTGSHDDLVARDPTYARLVRAYADEAPS from the coding sequence ATGACCGAGCCGATCACCGCCGCCCCCACCCGGGTGACCGGGGTCCCCCGGCGGGGTGCCCGGCTCCTGCGGCGCTACGTGCGCGCCTACCCGCTGGTCTTCCTCGTCTCGATCACCGGCGCGGTGGTCTACGCGGCGGCCGCCGTCGGCACCACCGTCGTGCTCGGCCGGATCACCAACTCGGTGATCCTGCCCTCGTTCCAGGACGGCGAGGTCGACGCCGCCACGGTGATCGGGGCGGCCGGGGCCCTCCTGGCCATCGGCCTGCTCCGCGGCTCGACGATCGTCATGCGCCGCTACTTCGCGGCCCTACTCACGTTCCGGACGCAACGGGACTGGCGGCGCCGGCTGAGCCGCGTCTACGTCGACGCCCCTCTGCGGTTCCACCGCGACACCCCGACCGGTCAGCTCCTGGCCCACGCCGACAACGACATCATCGCCTCGACCGAGGTCCTCAACGCGTTGCCGTTCAGCCTCGGTGTCCTCACCCTCGTGGTGTTCGCCGTCATCAGCCTGGCCACCGTCGACTGGGCCCTCATGCTGGTCGCCGTGCTGTTGTTCCCCGCCCTCGCGCTCGTCAACCGCCTCTACACCGCCCGGGCGGAGGTCCCGATCGGCGAGGTGCAGGCCCGGGTGGGTGAGGTCTCCCGGATCGCCCACGAGAGCTTCGACGGGTCGCTGGCGGTGCGCACCCTCGGCCGGGCCGACGCCGAGGTCGAGCGCCTCGACGGCGCCGCCGACCGCCTGCGCGCCGCCCGCCTCGACGTCGGGCGCATCCGGGCGACGTTCGAGCCGGTCATCGACGCCCTCCCGAACCTGGGCATCGTCGCCCTCCTGGTCATCGGCGCGTGGCAGGTCTCCATCGGTCGCATCGACGTCGGCCAGGTGGTGCAGGCCACCGCCCTGTTCGGCCTCCTGGCCTTCCCGATGCGGGTCATCGGGTTCTTCCTCCAGGAGCTCCCGAGGGCGGTGGTGACCAGCGAGCGCCTCGACGCTGTCATGACGACGCCGGCCGAGCCGTCACCCGAGGTGGACATGGCCACGCCGCTGCCCGACGGGCCCCTGGGCGTCGAGCTCGTCGGGGTCTCCTTCGCCCACGGCGACGACCCCCCGGTGCTCGACGAGGTCTCCCTCCGCGTCGAGCCGGGCGAGGTCGTCGCCCTCGTCGGGGCCACCGGGTCGGGCAAGTCCACCCTGTGCGAGCTCCTTCCTCGCCTGCTCGATCCCGACGCCGGGGTGGTGCGCCTGGGCGGCGTCGACCTGCGCGCCGCCGAACCCGACGACGTGCGCGGTGCCGTGGCGCTCGTCTTCCAGGAGACCTTCCTCTTCGCCGACACCGTGCGTGAGAACGTCACGCTCGGCGAGCCCGTCGACGACTCGGCGCTGGTCGCCGCGGCTTCGGTCGCGCACGCCGCCGAGTTCGTGGGCCGCCTCCCGCAGCACTGGGAGACCGAGCTCGGCGAGCGGGGCGTCTCGTTGTCGGGCGGGCAGCGCCAACGCCTCGCCCTCACCCGGGCGCTGCTGCGGCGGCCGCGGGTCCTGGTCCTCGACGACGCCACCAGCGCCGTCGACCCCACCGTCGAGGCGGCCATCCTCGCCGACCTGCGGGCCACCCTGGCGTGCACCACCCTCGTGGTCGCCCATCGCCTCTCCACGATCGAGCTCGCCGACCGGGTGATCCACCTGGCCGACGGCCGGGTGGTCGACACCGGGTCCCACGACGACCTCGTGGCCCGCGACCCCACCTACGCCCGGCTGGTGCGGGCCTACGCCGACGAGGCACCGTCGTGA
- a CDS encoding NADP-dependent isocitrate dehydrogenase, with product MATPHTIIYTWTDEAPALATASLLPVIEAFTSVAGVDVEVRDISLAARVLAAFPEALTTEQRVGDDLAELGELVTRPEANIIKLPNISASVPQLKATIAELQQRGMALPEYPDEPTTPAEVDVKVRYDRVKGSAVNPVLREGNSDRRAPASVKAYARSHPHSMGAWSPESRTHVATMTGGDFRANERSVTLERAGRLRVELTDGDGRVIVLKDDLAAEAGEIVDATFMSVRALRAFLAEQMADARRLGVLFSLHLKATMMKVSDPIIFGHGVTTYFAEVFARHAETFERLGVDPDDGLADLLARITALTDTEQTEIEADIAKAMAGGAHLAMVDSDRGITNLHVPSDVIVDASMPAMIRTSGQMWNAQGEQQDTKAVIPDSSYAGVYQVVIDDCRANGAFDPATMGSVPNVGLMARKAEEYGSHDTTFEVLTSGTVRVVDDRDVVLLEHEVEAGDIWRACRTKDAPVRDWVALAVARARASGAPAVFWLDETRAHDAEVIAKVTRELATLDTDGLDISVLAPVDATRVSVERARRGEDTISVTGNVLRDYLTDLFPIMELGTSAKMLSIVPLMGGGGLFETGAGGSAPKHVQQFVRENHLRWDSLGEFLALAASLEHLATVGDNPTARILAETLDRATGRILDENRSPSRRVHEIDNRGSHVYLALHWAAELAAQDRDPALAARFRAVAADLAAAEADIIGELDAVQGEPVDIGGYYDPDRDLVDAAMRPSATFNTIIDRLRAGA from the coding sequence ATGGCGACACCGCACACCATCATCTACACCTGGACCGACGAGGCCCCCGCCCTCGCCACGGCCTCGCTCCTTCCCGTGATCGAGGCGTTCACCTCGGTCGCCGGCGTCGACGTCGAGGTGCGCGACATCTCCCTCGCCGCCCGGGTCCTCGCCGCGTTCCCCGAGGCGCTCACGACCGAGCAGCGGGTCGGCGACGACCTCGCCGAGCTGGGCGAGCTGGTCACGCGACCCGAGGCCAACATCATCAAGCTCCCCAACATCTCCGCCTCGGTGCCCCAGCTCAAGGCGACCATCGCCGAGCTCCAGCAGCGGGGGATGGCCCTTCCCGAGTACCCCGACGAGCCGACCACCCCCGCCGAGGTCGACGTGAAGGTCCGGTACGACCGGGTCAAGGGGTCGGCGGTCAACCCGGTGCTGCGCGAGGGCAACTCGGACCGTCGGGCGCCGGCCTCGGTGAAGGCCTACGCCCGCAGTCACCCCCACTCGATGGGCGCCTGGTCGCCCGAGTCGAGGACCCACGTGGCCACGATGACCGGGGGCGACTTCCGGGCCAACGAGCGATCCGTCACCCTCGAGCGGGCCGGCCGGCTCCGGGTCGAGCTGACCGACGGCGACGGTCGTGTCATCGTACTGAAGGACGATCTGGCCGCCGAGGCTGGCGAGATCGTCGACGCCACGTTCATGAGCGTGCGGGCCCTGCGGGCCTTCCTCGCCGAGCAGATGGCCGACGCCCGGCGCCTCGGGGTGCTGTTCTCGTTGCACCTGAAGGCCACGATGATGAAGGTCTCCGACCCGATCATCTTCGGCCACGGCGTCACGACCTACTTCGCCGAGGTCTTCGCCCGCCACGCCGAGACCTTCGAGCGTCTCGGCGTGGACCCCGACGACGGTCTGGCCGACCTGCTCGCCCGCATCACCGCCCTCACCGACACCGAGCAGACCGAGATCGAGGCCGACATCGCGAAGGCGATGGCCGGTGGGGCCCACCTGGCGATGGTCGACAGCGATCGGGGGATCACCAACCTGCACGTGCCGAGCGACGTCATCGTCGACGCGTCGATGCCGGCCATGATCCGCACCTCCGGGCAGATGTGGAACGCCCAGGGCGAGCAACAGGACACCAAGGCCGTCATCCCGGACTCGAGCTACGCCGGGGTGTACCAGGTCGTCATCGACGACTGTCGCGCCAACGGCGCCTTCGACCCCGCCACCATGGGCTCGGTGCCCAACGTCGGGCTCATGGCCCGCAAGGCCGAGGAGTACGGCTCCCACGACACCACCTTCGAGGTCCTGACGTCGGGCACCGTGCGGGTGGTCGACGACCGCGATGTGGTGCTCCTCGAGCACGAGGTCGAGGCGGGCGACATCTGGCGGGCCTGTCGGACGAAGGACGCCCCGGTGCGGGACTGGGTGGCGCTGGCCGTCGCCCGGGCCCGGGCCAGTGGCGCACCGGCGGTGTTCTGGCTCGACGAGACGAGGGCCCACGACGCCGAGGTGATCGCCAAGGTGACCCGCGAGCTCGCCACGCTCGACACCGACGGGCTCGACATCTCGGTCCTGGCCCCGGTCGACGCGACCCGCGTGTCGGTCGAGCGGGCCCGTCGCGGGGAGGACACCATCTCGGTCACCGGGAACGTCCTTCGCGACTACCTCACCGACCTGTTCCCGATCATGGAGCTCGGCACCAGCGCCAAGATGCTGTCGATCGTGCCGCTCATGGGCGGCGGGGGGCTCTTCGAGACCGGCGCCGGCGGGTCGGCTCCCAAGCACGTCCAGCAGTTCGTGCGCGAGAACCACCTCCGATGGGACTCCCTCGGCGAGTTCCTGGCGCTGGCCGCCTCGCTCGAGCACCTCGCCACCGTCGGTGACAACCCGACCGCCCGGATCCTCGCCGAGACCCTGGACCGGGCGACGGGGCGCATCCTCGACGAGAACCGCTCGCCGTCACGCCGGGTCCACGAGATCGACAACCGCGGGTCCCACGTCTACCTCGCCCTCCACTGGGCGGCCGAGCTGGCCGCCCAGGACCGCGACCCGGCGCTGGCCGCCCGGTTCCGCGCCGTGGCCGCCGACCTCGCCGCCGCCGAGGCCGACATCATCGGCGAGCTCGACGCGGTGCAGGGCGAACCGGTCGACATCGGGGGCTACTACGACCCGGACCGGGACCTCGTCGACGCGGCCATGCGTCCCAGCGCCACCTTCAACACCATCATCGATCGGCTGCGCGCCGGGGCCTGA
- the metF gene encoding methylenetetrahydrofolate reductase [NAD(P)H] — MAKIADLLAAGPTCSFEFFPPKTDEAARELEKVIGELAPLRPSFVSVTYGAGGSTRDRTRDVVIHIERDAGVTAMAHLTCAAHTREQLVGLLAEYRDAGIANILALAGDPPVDQPADAPPDQFEYALDLVRLVREVGDFSIGVAAHPEGHPRSPDMASDRRHLAAKLAEADFGITQFFFEAEPYLRMVDELDALGCDKPVLPGIMPVTNATQVARFATLAGAEFPPHLADRFDAVSDDQDAVRALGVELATELCRELLDAGVPGLHFYTLNRSTATRVIAANLGLPGAG, encoded by the coding sequence ATGGCCAAGATCGCCGACCTGCTCGCCGCAGGGCCCACGTGCTCGTTCGAGTTCTTCCCCCCGAAGACCGACGAGGCGGCTCGCGAGCTGGAGAAGGTCATCGGCGAGCTGGCTCCTCTGCGGCCGTCGTTCGTCTCGGTCACCTACGGCGCCGGCGGGTCCACCCGCGACCGGACTCGTGACGTGGTCATCCACATCGAGCGCGACGCCGGGGTCACGGCCATGGCGCACCTCACCTGTGCCGCCCACACCCGCGAGCAGCTCGTGGGCCTCCTCGCCGAGTACCGCGATGCCGGGATCGCCAACATCCTGGCGTTGGCCGGCGACCCACCGGTCGACCAGCCGGCCGACGCCCCGCCCGACCAGTTCGAGTACGCCCTCGACCTGGTGCGCCTCGTCCGCGAGGTCGGTGACTTCTCGATCGGCGTGGCCGCCCACCCCGAGGGCCACCCCCGCTCGCCCGACATGGCCTCTGACCGCCGTCACCTGGCCGCCAAGCTGGCCGAGGCCGACTTCGGCATCACCCAGTTCTTCTTCGAGGCCGAGCCCTACCTCAGGATGGTCGACGAGCTCGACGCGCTGGGCTGCGACAAGCCGGTGCTGCCCGGCATCATGCCGGTCACCAACGCCACCCAGGTGGCCCGGTTCGCCACCCTCGCCGGGGCCGAGTTCCCTCCCCACCTCGCCGACCGCTTCGACGCGGTCTCCGACGACCAGGACGCGGTGCGGGCCCTCGGTGTGGAGCTGGCCACCGAGCTGTGTCGGGAGCTCCTCGACGCCGGCGTGCCCGGCCTGCACTTCTACACGTTGAACCGGTCGACGGCGACGCGTGTGATCGCCGCCAACCTCGGTCTGCCCGGCGCCGGCTGA
- a CDS encoding bifunctional 5,10-methylenetetrahydrofolate dehydrogenase/5,10-methenyltetrahydrofolate cyclohydrolase: MTAQVLDGEAVADGIKAELAVRVERLVAAGVTPGLGTVLVGDDGPSANYVAMKHRDCEALGIASYHAHLPADATQDDVLEVVTRFNADPAVDAYLMQYPFPGHLDFEAALLAVDPAKDVDGLHPVNLGRLVQGVEGPLPCTPAGIQALLVHHGVPIAGRHVVIVGRGLTIGRPLANLLTLKRPHANAAVTVVHTGVADLGAYTRQADILVAAAGAPGLITADMVKPGAAVVAAGVSFEGRRLVSDVADEVADVAGWLSPRIGGVGPMTRAMLLVNTVEAAERRPAS, encoded by the coding sequence ATGACGGCGCAGGTCCTCGACGGTGAAGCGGTGGCGGACGGGATCAAGGCCGAGCTCGCGGTCCGGGTGGAGCGGCTGGTGGCGGCCGGCGTCACGCCCGGGTTGGGGACGGTCCTGGTGGGCGACGACGGTCCGTCGGCCAACTACGTCGCCATGAAGCACCGTGACTGCGAGGCGCTCGGCATCGCCTCGTACCACGCCCACCTCCCCGCCGACGCCACGCAGGACGACGTCCTCGAGGTCGTCACCCGCTTCAACGCCGACCCCGCCGTCGACGCCTACCTGATGCAGTACCCGTTCCCGGGGCACCTCGACTTCGAGGCCGCCCTCCTCGCCGTGGACCCCGCCAAGGACGTCGACGGGCTGCACCCCGTCAACCTCGGCCGGCTCGTGCAGGGCGTTGAGGGGCCCCTGCCGTGCACCCCGGCGGGCATCCAGGCCCTGCTCGTCCACCACGGCGTGCCGATCGCCGGCCGCCACGTCGTCATCGTCGGGCGCGGCCTCACCATCGGTCGTCCGCTCGCCAACCTGCTCACCCTCAAGCGCCCCCACGCCAACGCCGCGGTCACCGTGGTGCACACCGGCGTGGCCGACCTCGGTGCCTACACCCGCCAGGCCGACATCCTGGTCGCCGCCGCCGGTGCGCCCGGGCTCATCACCGCCGACATGGTCAAGCCCGGTGCGGCGGTCGTGGCCGCCGGGGTGTCCTTCGAGGGCCGCCGCCTCGTCTCGGACGTGGCCGACGAGGTGGCCGACGTCGCCGGGTGGCTGTCGCCGCGCATCGGTGGTGTGGGCCCCATGACCCGGGCGATGCTCCTCGTCAACACCGTCGAGGCCGCCGAGCGTCGCCCCGCCTCGTAA